One genomic segment of Brachyhypopomus gauderio isolate BG-103 chromosome 19, BGAUD_0.2, whole genome shotgun sequence includes these proteins:
- the LOC143483040 gene encoding sickle tail protein isoform X3: MSEEATSTFTRGSRTRASLPVVKSSNQTKDRSLGVLFLQYGDETRQILMPNELTSADTVRALFVSAFPQQLTLKMLESPSVAVYIKDHVRNVYYELTDIRNITAHSCLKVYHKDPAQAFNHSPLNGTADTRLPRYSARQQAGGQNMLHTLPPPHSPVRGLKGSLSPPSGRSVPPSPSRFPYGMALPAGATLPRERQSSVPGTRSAPPCTSAILERRDVKPDEDLGGRAAPLYADPYALAEARLSVASSQGTHASDAPDGQVFLQRRPHAKSLGSYAEVSEPQHSLYRQRSRKYSENPHVPLGSKTPPSSPQRVGEVRMIDVHPSQNAHMLAQGAERSLHARRSFRKDSNGTLEVVGRMRGTVASPVFVDLPHGHADRPFQGIIATAGPQGERMKAMEQQIASLTGLVQHALFKGTNTSGVKENGSEKVSEPLALGTTSGGVSPMAGSKSPVLQAHPLARAFPPGSGDPALGPLLCTFKRNVSNLRMELQQLRQTQVQNQEVVREMLQQTEVVLTERVGEQLRLLDDPVQKQRKQVEQERHRYVSMEEKLLLQLGELENHVERLKNDSAQQPIALRDVEEGAVTLRTVGETLAALKGEFPALQLKMRSVLRVEVEAVRFLKEEPHKMDATLKRVKALTDTLSSLRRCASEGHAFVDLPAPVNLTPAKESDPPDVWRDSPSPQPSTPARTELKPSSPVVVHQACSSPVSLQPSQQSVGLSLHPSPPLSPSSSEDSAALQENKGPAVQERVKSRGSLTSGLRRHDEIRSGKSEERVERAEEDVGAQMERKLRQAQTRLMESIPDLEVTQEESSSPPPATCLPDQANPSQPSPPLPDAATLAEPVADKPVQISAERGPNTHVEKPHLVKSSPETAIKSPPPPPPRRLHPSAPGVTTGRSGEVIYTARKEPPPVQQQEGEEEAPHAKPQRVPPEVKPKPHISPPVNTSSARGEDQGDRDRIAPDLQVFEKCPVKDLEPRYVVDLTTHELPDKELETNFSFSSFDPKNAPQHCSDGPQSPKTPKPGSGVIYYITGKSRSPSDTAPSGPGEQNHPSEGIISSLKVAVLNPSDPSPWPNVLTSHDLTLDSPTIEEKQEETPDTDTSVILTEALKDGCGAGDDPEDDSSERVTDRLEDAITDTEVPPCVRGEDQTGSQARPEPPEMSSENGRQGEDQNTEKDQNTEENQAEPSPDLLRETGSPENFAFVITKTKVQALSTGEYQQLVNSKGQDVETVRVGTDTANSSSEDGRCGKKPVIIVFEEPMDIQQAYKRLSTIFECEEELERMISEQRIDEEEEEEESPSQATEVDQHRLERNPDARGDGEHLPAPGEKNAEDGSKVEQLNDVKQEGKKKFKFPFPKKQLAAIGQALRTGSKAGKKTLQVVVYEDQEEADGTLKRATEAKRFEISSTTYSAGSAPAAPPPANAGSQSHVFSPQSPTRTTNEICKSTYKTLDSLEETIKQLETTISDMEPALSPETSRKSLESKTTTVETAQCEGNPSARPAPLGPKPQKPPQRKKSKALSVLPLPPTSPSSATSKQNPSGASSLSRITSPKSRAQAGTVEKPAKPPKLQDSQRQFRQVVLL, from the exons CTCCCCCGTTACAGCGCTAGACAGCAGGCGGGCGGTCAGAACATGCTCCACACGCTGCCCCCGCCCCACAGTCCGGTCCGCGGTCTCAAGGGCTCCCTGTCTCCGCCCAGCGGACGCTCCGTGCCTCCGTCACCCTCTCGCTTCCCGtacgggatggcgctgcccgcCGGTGCCACCTTGCCCCGCGAGCGCCAGTCCAGCGTGCCCGGCACCCGCTCCGCCCCCCCGTGCACCAGCGCCATCCTGGAGAGGAGGGACGTGAAGCCCGACGAAGACCTGGGCGGCCGAGCCGCGCCGCTGTACGCCGACCCCTACGCCCTGGCCGAGGCCCGGCTGAGCGTGGCGTCCTCCCAGGGCACCCACGCCAGCGACGCGCCCGACGGGCAGGTGTTTCTCCAGCGTCGCCCGCACGCCAAGTCCCTCGGTTCCTACGCCGAAGTCTCCGAACCCCAGCACTCCCTCTACAGGCAGAGGTCCCGCAAATACTCCGAGAACCCGCACGTCCCGCTGGGCTCCAAGACCCCGCCCTCTTCCCCTCAGAGGGTGGGTGAGGTCAGAATGATTGACGTCCACCCGTCCCAGAATGCCCACATGTTGGCGCAGGGAGCGGAGAGGTCACTGCATGCGCGTAGATCCTTCCGGAAGGACAGCAACGGCACCCTGGAGGTGGTGGGCAGGATGAGGGGGACCGTGGCCTCCCCTGTGTTCGTTGACCTTCCCCACGGTCACGCAGACAGGCCATTTCAAGGGATCATAGCAACAGCAGGTCCTCAGGG CGAGCGTATGAAGGCTATGGAGCAGCAGATAGCTAGTCTGACTGGTCTTGTACAGCATGCACTTTTTAAAGGGACAAATACCAGTGGTGTCAAAGAGAACGGCAG TGAGAAAGTCTCTGAACCCCTGGCTCTCGGGACAACCAGCGGTG GAGTGTCCCCCATGGCTGGGTCTAAGAGCCCTGTCCTCCAGGCCCATCCCCTGGCCAGGGCCTTTCCTCCTGGGTCTGGTGACCCGGCCCTTGGCCCTCTCCTCTGCACCTTCAAGAGGAATGTCTCCAACCTCCGCATGGAGCTGCAGCAGCTCAGACAGACACAG GTGCAGAACCAGGAGGTGGTGAGGGAGATGCTGCAGCAGACGGAGGTGGTGCTGACGGAGAGGGTGGGTGAGCAGCTCCGTCTGCTGGACGACCCCGTGCAGAAGCAGAGgaagcaggtggagcaggaAAGACACAGATACGTTTCCATGGAGGAGAAGCTGCTGCTTCAGCTGGG AGAACTGGAGAATCATGTGGAGAGACTGAAGAACGACTCAGCTCAGCAGCCAATCGCCTTGCGGGACGTGGAGGAGGGGGCTGTCACTCTGAGGACGGTGGGGGAGACTCTTGCTGCACTGAAAG gagAGTTTCCAGCCCTGCAGCTAAAGATGCGCTCCGTGTtgcgggtggaggtggaggccgTACGCTTCCTCAAGGAGGAGCCACACAAGATGGACGCCACGCTGAAGAGGGTCAAAGCCCTGACCGACACCTTGAGTAGCCTCCGCAG GTGTGCTTCAGAAGGCCACGCCTTCGTTGACCTGCCTGCCCCCGTGAACCTCACGCCAGCCAAGGAGTCGGACCCCCCTGACGTGTGGCGTGACTCGCCCAGCCCCCAGCCCTCCACTCCTGCCCGCACCGAGCTCAAGCCCTCCTCTCCTGTGGTGGTGCACCAGGCCTGCAGCTCCCCCGTCTCCCTGCAGCCCTCGCAGCAGTCGGTCGGCCTGAGCCTCCACCCCAGCCCCCCACTGAGCCCCTCCAGCAGCGAGGACAGCGCCGCCCTACAGGAGAACAAAGGCCCTGCGGTCCAGGAGAGGGTGAAGAGTCGCGGCTCTCTCACGTCGGGTCTGCGACGGCACGATGAGATTCGCTCAGGCAAAAGTGAA GAGCGGGTGGAGCGGGCGGAGGAGGACGTGGGGGCGCAGATGGAGAGGAAGCTGCGTCAGGCCCAAACCCGCCTGATGGAGTCCATACCTGACCTGGAGGTGACCCAGGAGGAGAGCAGCTCCCCGCCCCCAGCCACCTGCCTGCCTGACCAGGCAAACCCCTCCCAACCTTCACCTCCACTCCCAG ACGCAGCCACCCTAGCAGAACCTGTAGCGGACAAACCAGTCCAGATTAGTGCGGAGAGAGGGCCAAACACCCATGTGGAGAAGCCTCACCTGGTGAAGTCCAGCCCAGAGACAGCCATCAagtccccacctccacccccaccacgcAGGCTCCACCCTTCAGCCCCCGGGGTCACGACCGGACGCTCCGGAGAGGTTATCTACACCGCTCGCAAAGAACCCCCCCCTGTTCAG CAGcaggagggagaagaggaggcaCCACACGCCAAACCACAGCGGGTTCCCCCAGAGGTCAAACCCAAACCCCACATCTCTCCCCCCGTTAACACCTCCTCCGCTCGGGGGGAGGACCAGGGTGACAGAGATAGGATCGCACCGGACCTGCAG GTGTTTGAGAAGTGCCCTGTTAAAGATTTAGAGCCCAGATACGTTGTTGATCTGACCACCCATGAGCTCCCGGACAAAGAGCTGGAGACAaacttctccttctcctcgttCGATCCAAAG AACGCACCTCAGCACTGCAGCGATGGACCACAGTCTCCAAAGACCCCCAAGCCGGGCTCTGGG GTCATATATTACATCACTGGCAAGTCGAGGTCACCCAGCGACACCGCCCCAAGTGGACCCGGAGAGCAAAACCACCCAAGTGAAGGAATCATTTCTTCCTTGAAGGTGGCAGTTCTGAACCCTTCTGATCCTTCCCCATGGCCAAACGTACTAACATCACATGACTTAACTTTAGATTCCCCCACAATAGAGGAGAAACAGGAAGAGACACCCGACACAGATACGTCTGTGATTCTCACTGAGGCTCTGAAGGACGGTTGTGGGGCTGGAGATGACCCAGAAGATGATTCATCTGAGAGAGTCACAGATAGATTAGAGGACGCCATTACTGACACTGAGGTACCTCCCTGTGTTCGGGGAGAGGATCAGACCGGCTCTCAAGCGCGGCCTGAACCCCCAGAGATGTCGTCGGAGAACGGGCGGCAGGGTGAGGACCAGAACACAGAGAAGGACCAGAACACGGAGGAGAACCAGGCTGAACCGAGCCCTGACCTTCTCAGAGAGACAGGTTCGCCAGAAAACTTTGCCTTTGTGATCACTAAAACAAAAGTGCAGGCTCTGTCCACCGGAGAGTATCAGCAGCTGGTGAACTCCAAGGGTCAGGACGTGGAAACGGTCCGAGTGGGGACGGACACGGCCAACTCCTCCTCCGAGGACGGCAGGTGCGGCAAGAAGCCCGTCATCATCGTGTTCGAGGAGCCCATGGACATCCAGCAGGCCTACAAGCGCCTCTCCACCATCTTCGAGTgcgaggaggagctggagaggATGATCTCAGAGCAGCGCAttgacgaggaagaggaggaagaggagtcacCCTCGCAGGCGACGGAGGTGGATCAGCACAGACTTGAGAGGAACCCAGATGCCAGAGGGGATGGTGAACATCTCCCGGCCCCTGGTGAGAAGAACGCAGAGGACGGGTCCAAAGTGGAGCAGCTCAATGACGTGAAGCAGGAAGGGAAAAAGAAATTTAAGTTCCCGTTTCCCAAGAAGCAGCTGGCGGCCATTGGCCAGGCCCTCCGTACTGGGTCGAAAGCGGGCAAAAAGACCCTGCAGGTGGTGGTTTACGAGGACCAGGAGGAGGCAGACGGCACACTGAAAAGAGCAACAGAAGCCAAGAGGTTTGAGATCAGCTCAACGACGTACTCGGCCGGCTCTGCCCCTGCTGCCCCCCCTCCTGCCAACGCTGGGTCGCAGAGCCACGTCTTCAGCCCACAGTCCCCGACCAGGACCACCAACGAAATCTGCAAGAGCACGTACAAAACTCTGGACAGCCTCGAGGAGACCATTAAGCAGCTGGAAACGACCATCAGCGACATGGAGCCCGCGCTGTCACCCGAAACGTCCCGCAAAAGTCTGGAGAGCAAGACGACGACCGTGGAAACGGCGCAATGTGAGGGTAACCCCTCAGCGAGGCCGGCCCCTCTCGGGCCAAAGCCCCAGAAGCCCCCGCAGAGGAAGAAGTCCAAAGCGCTGAGCGTGCTCCCCcttccccccacctcccccagctCCGCTACCTCTAAACAG AACCCCAGCGGCGCCTCTTCCTTGAGTCGAATCACCTCTCCCAAATCTCGGGCCCAAGCTGGGACCGTGGAAAAACCCGCAAAACCCCCGAAGCTGCAGGACTCCCAGAGGCAGTTTCGACAGGTAGTTTTACTGTAG